Proteins co-encoded in one Brassica rapa cultivar Chiifu-401-42 chromosome A02, CAAS_Brap_v3.01, whole genome shotgun sequence genomic window:
- the LOC103852095 gene encoding scarecrow-like protein 8 has protein sequence MVSGFPSGGGDGRSTPGGFGTVVNNNPQPTYRSQSPGIFLDQTGNRFSGGKRTLADFQAAQQQQAAVNAFLLRSVKPRTFQNLQSPTIGLTSVNDMGLFGGSSQTQHQTDLVGIRMGYGSSIEPVQNLNRVEDSKNMLSSSLRELEKQLLEDDDESDAQGGGDDVSTITHSNSDWLHRVLTPVLSSSPSSASSPSTTCSRQTVMEIAAAVAEGKTEIAAELLACVSPTPNQKTNSEERLVNFMVTALRLRINPAEKESRAPPSPATATELYGKEHLISTQLLYELSPCFKLGFMAANLAILDAAGDNHDGGGVLMHVVDFEIGDGGQYVNLLHALSTRRSGDDKPLVVKITAVTNHGGERRLKAVGDRLSQLGDRLGVSLRFKVVASLRLGDISRESLGCGPDEPLAVNLAFKLYRVPDESVCMENPRDALLRRVKGLEPRVVTLVEQEMNSNTAPFLGRVSEACACYGALLDSVESSVASSNLDRAKVEEGIGRKLINAVACEGIDRIERCEVFGKWRMRMSMAGFELMPVSEKIAESMKSRLGNGNIVHSGFTVKEDDGGVCFGWMGRTLAVASAWR, from the coding sequence ATGGTTTCTGGATTCCCCAGCGGCGGTGGTGATGGTAGATCTACCCCTGGAGGCTTCGGAACCGTCGTGAACAATAATCCTCAGCCGACGTATAGGAGTCAGAGTCCCGGAATATTCCTTGATCAGACCGGAAACAGATTCTCCGGTGGGAAACGCACTCTAGCTGATTTTCAAGCGGCTCAGCAGCAACAAGCAGCTGTCAACGCGTTTCTTCTGAGGTCAGTGAAGCCTAGAACTTTCCAGAACCTCCAATCCCCGACGATCGGTCTCACGTCCGTTAACGATATGGGTTTGTTCGGTGGTTCGTCTCAGACGCAGCATCAAACGGATTTGGTTGGGATCCGAATGGGATACGGTTCGAGTATTGAACCGGTTCAGAACCTAAACCGGGTTGAGGATTCAAAGAACATGTTGAGTAGCAGTTTAAGAGAGCTCGAGAAACAGCTTTTAGAGGATGACGACGAGAGTGACGCACAAGGCGGTGGTGATGACGTGTCCACCATCACACATTCGAACAGCGACTGGCTTCACAGGGTCTTGACTCCGGTTTTGTCCTCTTCGCCGAGCTCTGCTTCCTCGCCTTCCACGACGTGTTCGAGGCAAACAGTGATGGAAATCGCGGCTGCGGTCGCGGAGGGGAAGACGGAGATCGCGGCGGAGCTTCTGGCGTGTGTTTCTCCGACGCCGAATCAGAAGACGAACTCCGAGGAGAGGCTGGTGAATTTCATGGTGACGGCGCTTCGGCTGCGGATTAATCCGGCGGAGAAGGAGAGTCGTGCTCCTCCTTCTCCGGCGACGGCGACGGAGCTGTATGGGAAGGAGCATCTGATCTCCACTCAACTGCTTTACGAGCTGTCTCCTTGTTTCAAACTAGGTTTCATGGCGGCTAATCTCGCTATTCTCGACGCCGCCGGTGACAACCACGACGGAGGAGGGGTGCTGATGCACGTCGTCGATTTCGAAATCGGTGATGGGGGACAGTACGTTAACCTCCTACACGCGCTCTCCACGCGCCGGAGCGGTGATGATAAACCTCTGGTGGTTAAGATCACCGCCGTGACGAACCACGGTGGAGAGAGGAGGCTGAAAGCCGTGGGGGATCGTTTGAGCCAACTCGGTGATCGACTCGGTGTCTCCTTAAGGTTTAAAGTAGTGGCGAGTTTAAGACTCGGCGACATAAGCCGCGAGTCGCTTGGATGCGGTCCCGACGAGCCTTTAGCGGTGAACTTGGCTTTCAAGCTCTACCGTGTCCCTGACGAAAGCGTGTGCATGGAGAATCCGAGAGACGCGCTTCTCCGGCGCGTGAAAGGACTCGAGCCGCGCGTTGTGACTTTGGTGGAGCAAGAGATGAATTCGAACACCGCGCCGTTTTTGGGGCGGGTTAGCGAGGCGTGTGCGTGTTACGGTGCATTGCTCGACTCGGTGGAGTCGTCCGTGGCGAGTTCGAACTTGGACCGTGCCAAAGTGGAGGAAGGGATTGGCAGGAAGCTGATAAACGCTGTGGCGTGCGAAGGGATTGATAGGATCGAGCGGTGCGAGGTGTTTGGGAAGTGGAGGATGAGGATGAGCATGGCAGGGTTCGAGTTGATGCCAGTGAGTGAGAAGATAGCTGAGTCGATGAAGAGTCGACTCGGTAACGGAAACATAGTGCACTCTGGTTTTACCGTTAAGGAGGATGACGGAGGTGTGTGCTTTGGTTGGATGGGACGGACACTCGCTGTCGCATCCGCTTGGCGTTag
- the LOC103852094 gene encoding uncharacterized membrane protein YjcL → MATSLAFLNATGISSPTSGLIRRRSHIVARQDLPKLSIINSSPRLSDSRNASSPIRSVRVRSQLNTPLISGNDEWGTWTALFATGAFGLWSEKTKVGSAVSGALVSTLIGLAASNLGVISSDSPAFAVVLNFLLPLAVPLLLFRADLRRVVQSTGKLLLAFVIGSVATTVGTALAYYLVPMRALGPDSWKIAAALMGRHIGGAVNYVAIANALEVSPSVLAAGLAADNVICAVYFTSLFAIGSKIPAETLPPPTSDAETSKGSETENKIPVLLIATGIAVSLAICKVGALLTKHFGVSGGSLPAITAVVVVLATVFPSQFGRLAPSGEAMALILMQVFFTVIGASGNIWSVINTAPSIFLFALVQIGTHLAVILGVGKLLNVELRLLLLASNANVGGPTTAAGMATAKGWNSLIVPGILAGIFGISIATFIGIGFGVKVLKFM, encoded by the exons ATGGCGACGAGCTTGGCGTTCCTCAACGCGACAGGCATCTCATCCCCGACGTCTGGACTAATTCGCCGGCGATCGCACATTGTCGCACGCCAGGATCTTCCTAAACTCTCCATCATCAACTCCTCGCCGCGGCTTAGCGACTCTCGTAACGCATCGTCCCCGATCAGATCGGTGAGAGTGAGATCGCAGCTGAACACGCCTCTCATTTCCGGAAACGACGAATGGGGAACATGGACTGCGCTCTTCGCCACTGGCGCTTTCGGTCTCTG GTCGGAGAAGACGAAGGTGGGGAGTGCGGTGAGTGGTGCGTTGGTCAGCACACTCATTGGCCTTGCCGCTAGTAACCTTGGCGTCATCTCTTCGGACTCTCCTGCTTTTGCTGTCGTCTTGAACTTCTTGCTCCCCTTGGCTGTTCCTCTCTTGCTCTTTAGAGCTGACTTGCGCCGTGTGGTTCAGTCCACTGGGAAGCTTCTCTTGGCTTTTGTTATTGGTTCAG TTGCGACAACAGTGGGTACAGCTTTGGCGTACTACCTAGTGCCGATGAGAGCACTTGGTCCGGATAGTTGGAAGATTGCAGCTGCTCTCATGGGGAGGCATATCGGTGGAG CTGTCAACTATGTTGCCATAGCCAATGCTCTTGAAGTTTCTCCATCAGTGTTAGCTGCTGGACTCGCTGCTGATAACGTTATTTGCGCTGTTTATTTCACGTCTTTGTTCGCTATTGGCTCCAAAATACCTGCTGAAACTCTACCTCCACCAACTAGTG ATGCAGAGACGAGCAAAGGTTCTGAAACTGAAAACAAAATCCCTGTGCTACTGATAGCTACTGGAATCGCTGTGTCATTAGCTATATGCAAGGTCGGGGCTTTGCTAACAAAGCATTTCGGGGTTTCGGGTGGTAGCTTGCCAGCTATAACCGCCGTGGTTGTTGTTTTAGCGACTGTCTTCCCCTCCCAGTTTGGTCGTCTTGCTCCATCTGGAGAAGCCATGGCTCTGATTCTTATGCAG GTGTTCTTCACTGTGATAGGTGCGAGCGGAAACATATGGAGTGTGATAAACACTGCGCCGAGCATATTCTTGTTTGCATTGGTCCAGATTGGGACACATCTTGCTGTGATATTGGGGGTAGGAAAGCTGCTCAACGTGGAGCTAAGGTTGCTGCTTTTGGCATCAAATGCTAATGTTGGAGGACCCACGACTGCAGCTGGTATGGCGACTGCAAAGGGATGGAACTCGTTGATCGTACCCGGGATTCTCGCTGGAATATTCGGTATCTCCATTGCAACTTTCATAGGGATTGGGTTTGGAGTGAAAGTCCTTAAGTTCATGTAA
- the LOC103852086 gene encoding transcription factor MYB82 has translation MLELKLETRARYAHFIANTASLSNCGGQRRRMEKREEGRKTHVKRGLWKPEEDMILRSYIDTHGEGNWADISRRSGLKRGGKSCRLRWKNYLRPNIKRGGMTPQEQDLIIRMHKLLGNRWSLIAGRLPGRTDNEVKNYWNTHLNKKSSSRKQNAAESVEATPLVDKPVMSTEVRGSHGGGEGEEGTTTTWMEETNFFARIESPQPLTAHYPDTLCFDPSFAFTDCFPLL, from the exons ATGTTAGAACTAAAGCTGGAAACTCGCGCACGTTATGCGCATTTTATAGCAAACACCGCCTCACTTTCAAACTGTGGAGGGCAAAGAAGAAGGATGGAGAAAAGGGAAGAAGGAAGGAAGACTCATGTTAAAAGAGGGTTGTGGAAACCTGAAGAAGACATGATACTTCGAAGCTATATCGACACTCATGGAGAAGGAAACTGGGCAGACATCTCTCGTAGATCCG GATTGAAGAGAGGAGGCAAAAGCTGTCGGTTGAGATGGAAGAACTACCTAAGACCAAACATCAAAAGAGGAGGCATGACGCCTCAAGAACAAGACCTCATCATCCGCATGCATAAGCTTCTCGGCAACCG ATGGTCGTTGATCGCGGGTCGCCTTCCGGGTAGGACTGACAACGAAGTCAAGAACTACTGGAATACCCATTTGAACAAGAAATCCAGTTCCAGGAAACAAAATGCAGCTGAATCAGTGGAAGCCACTCCGTTGGTCGACAAGCCAGTTATGTCTACAGAAGTGAGAGGAAGCCATGGAGGAGGAGAGGGAGAAGAGGGCACTACCACTACCTGGATGGAGGAGACCAACTTCTTCGCCCGCATAGAATCTCCCCAGCCTCTCACTGCTCATTACCCAGACACTCTTTGTTTTGACCCATCTTTTGCCTTCACCGATTGCTTTCCTCTGCTTTAG
- the LOC103852092 gene encoding uncharacterized protein LOC103852092 isoform X2: MHGRLACGRPLVVRFSDKLLEDSSHDRPKRLLPEANRTRSASGSSSGQMSRDEKVAAIKNKLKALEEDEKQRDPKKLKS, encoded by the coding sequence ATgcatgggagattagcttgtgGTAGGCCCTTGGTGGTTCGTTTTAGTGACAAGCTTCTAGAGGATTCCTCTCATGATCGTCCTAAAAGATTATTACCAGAAGCAAACAGAACGAGGTCTGCAAGTGGAAGCAGCTCAGGACAAATGAGCCGAGATGAAAAAGTAGCTGCCATTAAGAACAAACTCAAAGCGTTGGAGGAAGATGAGAAACAACGAGATCCCAAGAAACTGAAGAGCTAA
- the LOC103852088 gene encoding stress response protein NST1 → MDNSSLMRKQDQPIVGNGKKKKKKQGKDEADRIKQAEKKKRRLEKNLAASLAIRAELEKKKQRIKEGHQEGDEESLAKKKKQDKDELERVKRAEKKKIRLEKSLANSAAIRAELEKKKLKKLEEQRRLDEEGAAIAEAAALHVLLGEDSDDSCRTMLNQETGFKPWDCTAKLNLSAGGRNGFFPHLAVHRSRVRDCNWSVSYESFARGCDSNNMGISADLISAQAVSSLQISENASVDAVVFNGMFRR, encoded by the coding sequence ATGGATAATAGTAGCCTAATGCGTAAACAAGATCAGCCGATTGTTGGAaatgggaagaagaagaagaagaagcaagggAAAGATGAAGCGGATAGAATCAAACAagccgagaagaagaagagacgtCTTGAGAAAAATCTTGCTGCTTCGTTAGCGATCAGGGCTGAGcttgagaagaagaagcaaaggaTCAAGGAAGGACATcaagaaggagatgaagaaagcttggccaagaagaagaagcaggaTAAAGACGAGCTGGAGCGTGTCAAACGAGCGGAGAAGAAAAAGATTCGTCTGGAGAAATCTCTTGCTAATTCCGCAGCTATCAGGGCTGAgttagagaagaagaagcttaaAAAGCTAGAGGAACAGAGAAGATTGGACGAGGAAGGTGCCGCTATTGCAGAGGCTGCTGCTCTGCATGTCTTACTTGGCGAGGACTCTGATGACTCGTGTCGAACCATGCTAAACCAAGAAACGGGTTTCAAGCCTTGGGATTGTACTGCCAAACTCAATCTTTCTGCAGGCGGAAGAAACGGGTTCTTTCCTCACCTAGCGGTTCACAGAAGCAGAGTAAGAGACTGTAACTGGTCAGTCTCATATGAGTCTTTTGCAAGGGGATGTGACAGCAATAACATGGGAATATCGGCTGATTTGATTTCTGCTCAAGCTGTTTCATCACTGCAGATATCTGAGAATGCCAGTGTGGACGCAGTTGTCTTCAATGGAATGTTCAGAAGATGA
- the LOC103852092 gene encoding probable RNA-binding protein 18 isoform X1 — MDTIGFVDEKSESRLYVGNLDLRINEAALIKMFSPYGKIISEDFLWHTRGPKKGEPRGYAFIQYSSKEEAELAKEKMHGRLACGRPLVVRFSDKLLEDSSHDRPKRLLPEANRTRSASGSSSGQMSRDEKVAAIKNKLKALEEDEKQRDPKKLKS; from the exons ATG GACACCATTGGGTTTGTAGATGAAAAGAGCGAGAGCAGATTATATGTTGGAAACTTGGATCTTAGAATAAACGa GGCTGCGTTGATAAAGATGTTTTCTCCATATGGGAAGATCATATCAGAAGACTTCCTCTGGCACACACGCGGTCCAAAGAAAGGAGAGCCACGCGGCTATGCTTTCATTCAATACAGCTCTAAAGAG GAAGCTGAATTGGCTAAGGAGAAGATgcatgggagattagcttgtgGTAGGCCCTTGGTGGTTCGTTTTAGTGACAAGCTTCTAGAGGATTCCTCTCATGATCGTCCTAAAAGATTATTACCAGAAGCAAACAGAACGAGGTCTGCAAGTGGAAGCAGCTCAGGACAAATGAGCCGAGATGAAAAAGTAGCTGCCATTAAGAACAAACTCAAAGCGTTGGAGGAAGATGAGAAACAACGAGATCCCAAGAAACTGAAGAGCTAA
- the LOC103852263 gene encoding putative nuclease HARBI1, with protein MASGSHNPFEASDDDDEFDQYFDQTFDQYFDQTFDQTFEDFTNDYANEEEERKKRKKRIYIERNREEGDLRLWKDYFCDTPTYPQNLFRRRFRMNKPLFMHIVDRLSNEVHFFRQKKDSLGRLSLSPLQKCSAAIRLLAYGSAADTVDEYLRLGETTARSCLEHFVEAIINLFGDEYLRKPTPADLQRLLDMGEYRGFPGMVGSIDCMHWEWKNCPTAWKGQYSRGSGKPTIVLEAVASYDLWIWHAFFGPPGTLNDINVLDRSPVFDDIINGQAPQVTYYVNGREYNLAYYLTDGIYPKWATFIQSIPMPQGPKAVLFAQRQEAVRKDVERAFGVLQARFAIVKNPALFWDKVKIGKIMRACIILHNMIVEDERGSYTLSDVSEFQGEDTGSSHVDLTYSTDMPTNIANMMGVRTKIRDRQMHQQLKADLVEHMWRKFGRDDDNN; from the coding sequence ATGGCATCTGGTTCTCATAACCCTTTTGAGGcatcagatgatgatgatgaatttgaTCAATATTTCGATCAAACTTTCGATCAATATTTCGATCAAACTTTCGATCAAACTTTCGAAGATTTTACCAATGATTATgctaatgaagaagaagaaaggaagaaaaggaAGAAACGCATAtatatcgaaagaaatcgtgaAGAAGGCGATTTACGGTTATGGAAAGATTATTTCTGTGACACTCCTACATATCCTCAAAATCTATTCCGACGACGTTTTAgaatgaacaagccattgttcATGCACATTGTTGACCGACTCTCCAACGAAGTTCACTTCTTTCGCCAAAAGAAAGATAGTCTTGGAAGGCTTAGTCTCTCACCACTCCAAAAGTGTTCAGCAGCCATTCGTCTCTTGGCATACGGTAGTGCGGCTGATACGGTTGACGAATACCTCCGGCTCGGTGAAACTACAGCTCGGTCTTGTTTGGAGCATTTTGTGGAAGCAATAATAAATTTGTTCGGCGATGAGTACCTACGAAAACCAACACCGGCTGATCTTCAACGTCTTCTTGATATGGGAGAGTATCGTGGATTTCCCGGGATGGTaggaagcatcgattgtatgcattgggagtggaagaattgtcccacTGCTTGGAAAGGCCAATATTCTCGTGGGTCGGGTAAACCAACAATCGTTTTAGAGGCGGTTGCTTCGTATGATCTCTGGATATGGCATGCGTTTTTTGGACCTCCAGGTACTTTaaatgatatcaatgttcttgatcgctcacctgtttttgatgacataataAATGGTCAAGCTCCGCAAGTCACTTACTATGTCAATGGAAGAGAGTATAATTTGGCTTACTATCTCACTGATGGTATTTATCCGAAATGGGCaacttttatccaatctattCCGATGCCACAAGGACCGAAAGCGGTTTTATTTGCTCAACGTCAAGAAGCTGTCCGCAAAGATGTCGAGCGCGCTTTTGGAGTCTTGCAAGCTCGCTTTGCCATAGTTAAAAATCCGGCACTTTTTTGGGATAAAGTCAAAATTGGGAAAATTATGAGAGCTTGTATCATACTCCACAATATGATAGTGGAAGACGAACGAGGGAGCTATACTCTATCTGATGTTTCAGAGTTCCAAGGAGAAGACACCGGAAGTTCACATGTCGATCTCACGTATTCTACAGATATGCCTACGAATATTGCCAATATGATGGGTGTTCGAACTAAAATTCGAGATAGACAAATGCATCAGCAACTGAAGGCGGATTTGGTTGAACATATGTGGCGTAAATTTGGACGTGATGACGACAACAACTga
- the LOC103852093 gene encoding proline--tRNA ligase, chloroplastic/mitochondrial, which translates to MVASLRLPSLTSLLFPATTRYPAALRRSLCLRNRPASGFATAPSGTASPETKSEVGRLPRSDQAVTPRSQDFNAWYLDVIASAELADYGPVRGTMVIRPYGYAIWEAIQDYLNVKFKETGHSNMYFPQFIPYSFIEKEASHVEGFSPELALVTVGGGNELEEKLVVRPTSETIVNHMFTQWIHSYRDLPLMINQWANVTRWEMRTKPFIRTLEFLWQEGHTAHATPEEAEKEAKQMIEIYTRFAFEETAIPVIAGRKSKMETFAGADTTYTIEAMMGDRKALQAGTSHNLGQNFSRAFGTQFQDENGERQHVWQTSWAVSTRFVGGIIMTHGDDTGLMLPPKIAPIQVVIVPIWKKDSEKTEVLNAASSVKEVLQTAGVRVKLDDTTERTAGWKFNFWEMKGVPIRIEIGPRDVSNNSVVVSRRDIPGKAGKVFGISMEPSTLVAYVKEKLDEIQSSLLEKAISFRDSNIVDVNSYEELKAAISSGKWARGPWSASDSDEQRVKEETGATIRCFPFEQTLGNKTCLMTGNPAEEVAIFAKSY; encoded by the exons ATGGTAGCTTCTCTGCGACTCCCTTCTCTCACCTCCCTCCTCTTTCCCGCCACCACTCGTTATCCAGCAGCTCTCCGCCGGTCCCTATGTCTACGGAACAGACCCGCTTCCGGATTCGCGACGGCGCCGAGCGGCACCGCTTCGCCGGAGACTAAGTCTGAGGTCGGGAGGCTACCCAGGTCGGACCAAGCCGTCACGCCTCGCTCGCAGGACTTCAACGCTTGGTATCTGGATGTCATCGCCAGCGCTGAGCTCGCGGACTACGGTCCGGTTCGTGGTACGATGGTGATTCGTCCCTACGGTTACGCGATCTGGGAAGCGATTCAG GACTACTTGAATGTGAAGTTCAAAGAGACTGGTCATAGCAACATGTACTTCCCTCAG TTTATACCATACTCGTTTATTGAGAAAGAAGCTTCACACGTTGAGGGATTTAGTCCTGAGCTAGCTCTTGTCACTGTTGGAGGAGGAAATGAACTTGAAGAGAAGCTTGTG GTTCGGCCTACCAGTGAAACAATTGTGAATCACATGTTCACCCAGTGGATTCACAGCTATCGTGATCTTCCTCTCATGATCAATCAG TGGGCCAATGTCACTAGGTGGGAGATGCGGACAAAACCATTTATTAGGACTCTTGAATTTCTATGGCAAGAGGGTCACACTGCTCATGCCACTCCTGAGGAGGCAGAAAAAGAG GCAAAGCAGATGATCGAGATCTACACCAGATTTGCTTTTGAGGAAACTGCTATACCTGTGATTGCAGGTCGAAAATCAAAGATGGAGACCTTTGCTGGTGCTGATACAACCTATACTATTGAGGCTATGATGGGAGATCGGAAGGCTTTGCAGGCTGGTACCAGCCACAACTTAGGCCAAAACTTTTCTCGTGCTTTTGGAACTCAG TTCCAAGATGAGAATGGAGAAAGGCAACATGTGTGGCAGACATCATGGGCAGTCAGTACACGTTTTGTCGGTGGGATTATCATGACTCATGGAGATGACACTGGTCTTATGCTTCCTCCCAAGATAGCTCCAATACAG GTAGTGATTGTACCTATTTGGAAGAAAGACAGTGAGAAAACAGAAGTTCTCAATGCTGCATCATCAGTGAAGGAAGTTCTCCAAACTGCTGGGGTTAGAGTTAAGCTTGATGACACAACAGAACGAACCGCAGGGTGGAAGTTCAATTTCTGGGAAATGAAG GGAGTCCCTATAAGGATTGAGATTGGTCCACGCGATGTTTCTAACAACTCGGTTGTTGTCTCGAGGAGGGACATACCAGGAAAGGCAGGAAAAGTGTTTGGAATATCAATGGAGCCGTCAACGTTAGTGGCATATGTAAAAGAGAAGTTGGATGAGATCCAATCATCACTTCTTGAAAAGGCAATATCATTCAGGGATAG TAACATAGTGGATGTGAACTCATACGAGGAGCTCAAAGCTGCGATTTCTTCAGGGAAATGGGCAAGAGGTCCATGGTCAGCCAGTGACTCTGATGAGCAAAGGGTAAAGGAGGAAACTGGTGCGACCATTAGGTGTTTCCCGTTTGAACAGACTCTAGGGAACAAAACATGTCTAATGACTGGTAATCCAGCAGAGGAAGTTGCTATCTTTGCCAAGTCTTACTAA
- the LOC103852089 gene encoding protein RALF-like 18, whose protein sequence is MMNLVKFLVIVMTISMALCPALVQCRQIKCDWLSGNCIKGGTEDITKMISYIGVSHRILQGTRYINYDALKHNVPAKQHGQKDRPDNSYRRGCTLATGCYRLTN, encoded by the coding sequence ATGATGAATCTTGTGAAGTTCTTGGTTATTGTCATGACCATCTCAATGGCTTTATGTCCAGCATTAGTCCAATGTCGACAGATAAAATGTGACTGGTTAAGTGGGAATTGCATCAAAGGTGGAACAGAAGACATCACGAAGATGATATCATATATAGGTGTGAGCCATAGGATTCTCCAAGGGACACGGTATATAAACTACGATGCACTGAAGCACAATGTACCAGCTAAACAACATGGTCAAAAGGATCGACCGGATAACTCATACCGGCGAGGTTGTACTCTCGCTACAGGATGTTACCGGCTTACgaattaa
- the LOC103852085 gene encoding TBC1 domain family member 15, producing the protein MEASELHDLSDDADYAASQLQGSASMMRCDSDKRSRSSDPDAAELIYLKDNVAIHPTQFASERISGRLKLTKQDALLFLSWIPYKGQTSNAKLSEKDRNLYTITAVPFTEVRSIRRHTPPLGWQYVIVVLSSGLAFPPLYFYNGGVKEFLATVKQHVLLARSAEDANVFIVNDFQSRLQKTLSSLELPSSLPVASGQSTYPLDEVYSNENQGGTSAGVDNRVSNLSQYGLRKQKSHDPTRDLSIHLLEKFSLVTKFARETTTQLFSENNGFGSAGKRWNNQPVHSYPEKLSNIVEEKHDQNPHSYPEKEHLNDEETYNDIDVPADPLEFNKLSLVWGKPRQPPMGSQEFTAFLDSEGRVVESKALRERVFYGGIEHHLRKEVWPFLLGYHAYESTYAEREYLRSVKQMEYATLKQQWQSISREQAKRFTKYRERKGLIDKDVVRTDRSFEYYEGDDNLNVNIMRDILLTYSFYNFDLGYCQGMSDYLSPILFVMEDESEAFWCFVALMERLGPNFNRDQNGMHTQLFALSKLVELLDSPLHNYFKQNDCLNYFFCFRWILIQFKREFEYEKTMQLWEVLWTQYLTEHLHLYVCVAILKRCRSTIMGEQMDFDTLLKFINELSGHIDLDSTVRDAEALCICAGENGAASIPPGTPPSLPLDDGIVYSLDDDVL; encoded by the exons ATGGAAGCATCGGAGCTACACGATCTCTCTGACGACGCCGACTACGCTGCCTCTCAACTACAA GGATCGGCTAGCATGATGCGGTGCGACAGCGATAAGAGAAGCAGATCTAGTGATCCCGACGCCgctgaattaatatatttgaagGATAACGTCGCAATTCATCCCACGCAGTTCGCATCGGAGAGGATCAGTGGTCGTTTGAAGTTAACAAAGCAAGACGCTCTTCTCTTCCTG TCGTGGATTCCGTACAAGGGACAAACCTCTAATGCAAAGTTATCAGAGAAAG ACAGGAATCTTTATACCATCACAGCAGTTCCATTCACTGAAGTTAGGTCCATCAGGCGACACACTCCTCCTCTCGGATGGCAGTATGTCATCGTTGTGCTCTCTTCTG GACTTGCATTCCCGCCTCTGTACTTCTACAACGGAGGAGTTAAGGAGTTTCTAGCCACAGTGAAGCAACATGTTCTTCTTGCTAG GTCAGCAGAAGATGCAAACGTGTTCATTGTGAATGATTTTCAGAGTCGCTTGCAG AAAACTCTTTCTTCATTGGAGTTGCCAAGTTCATTGCCTGTTGCAAGTGGACAATCTACATACCCATTAGATGAAGTATATTCTAATGAAAATCAAGGGGGAACAAGTGCAGGTGTCGACAACAGAGTTTCTAATCTTTCCCAGTATGGATTGAGGAAGCAGAAGAGTCATGATCCTACTCGTGATCTTTCAATTCATCTTCTGGAGAAGTTTTCTCTGGTTACTAAGTTTGCTCGAGAAACAACAACTCAGTTGTTTTCTGAAAACAATGGCTTTGGTTCCGCCGGCAAGAGATGGAATAACCAGCCCGTGCATAGTTATCCCGAGAAGCTGTCAAATATTGTTGAGGAAAAACATGATCAGAACCCTCATAGTTATCCTGAAAAGGAGCATCTCAATGATGAAGAAACTTATAATGACATTGATGTCCCTGCTGATCCCTTAGAG TTTAACAAGTTGAGCTTGGTGTGGGGAAAACCTAGGCAACCACCAATGGGGTCTCAAGAG TTCACAGCATTCTTGGATTCTGAAGGACGAGTTGTTGAATCAAAAGCTCTTCGAGAGAGAGTTTTCTATGGAGGCATTGAGCACCATTTGCGAAAAGAG GTCTGGCCCTTTCTCTTGGGATATCATGCATATGAATCAACGTATGCAGAGAGAGAATATCTTCGATCTGTCAAACAGATGGAATATGCAACCTTGAAACAGCAGTGGCAG AGCATCTCCCGCGAACAAGCAAAAAGGTTCACAAAATATCGGGAGAGGAAGGGGCTGATAGATAAAGATGTG GTAAGAACTGATAGGTCATTTGAGTACTATGAAGGGGATGATAATCTGAATGTCAATATCATGCGTGATATTTTGTTGACGTACTCCTTCTACAATTTTGACCTCGGTTACTGCCAG GGAATGAGTGATTATCTGTCTCCTATCTTGTTCGTGATGGAGGATGAATCAGAAGCCTTTTGGTGTTTTGTGGCATTGATGGAACGCCTTGGACCCAACTTTAACCGTGATCAGAATGGGATGCATACTCAGCTCTTTGCACTCTCAAAG CTGGTGGAGTTGCTCGATAGCCCACTGCATAATTACTTTAAGCAGAATGACTGCTTGAATTACTTCTTCTGTTTCCGCTGGATCCTGATACAATTTAAAAG GGAGTTTGAGTACGAGAAGACAATGCAGCTGTGGGAGGTGTTATGGACCCAGTACCTCACAGAACACCTTCACCTCTATGTTTGTGTAGCAATCCTGAAGCGATGTCGCAGTACGATTATGGGAGAACAGATGGATTTCGACACTCTCTTAAAATTCATCAACGAGCTTTCTGGGCATATTGACCTGGATTCCACAGTCAGAGATGCCGAAGCACTTTGCATATGTGCTGGTGAAAACGGTGCTGCTAGTATCCCTCCAGGAACCCCTCCTTCTTTGCCTCTTGATGATGGTATCGTATATTCTCTGGACGATGATGTTTTGTAA